Proteins encoded in a region of the Bacillus sp. T3 genome:
- the recX gene encoding recombination regulator RecX encodes MEEVIYVPTIITKITVQQKQKDRYNIFVDNGDGEKYGFSVDEDVLIKYQLKKGQNLDDFAVSEIFYQDDIRKAYSQAVQYLAARMRSELEVRQHLQKKELDENIINEVIHKLYQYQFLNDHEFAVAFVRTQMNTTDKGTIVIGQELKEKGIKDEILETSLLEYPYERQFEQCFNLSKKFVEKNKKESAKFLKQKLEQMLIRKGYPFDIIQETIRDIDFDKGEDMEMEALRKQGDKLLGKYSRYSGYEFTQKMKQALYRKGFPMDLIDQYLAENQGNDES; translated from the coding sequence ATGGAGGAGGTGATTTATGTGCCAACAATCATTACGAAAATTACCGTCCAGCAAAAACAAAAGGATCGATACAATATCTTTGTCGACAATGGCGACGGTGAAAAATACGGATTTAGTGTAGATGAAGATGTATTAATAAAGTACCAACTGAAAAAAGGGCAAAACCTAGATGATTTTGCGGTTTCTGAGATATTTTATCAGGATGATATCCGCAAGGCCTATTCGCAAGCTGTCCAATACTTAGCGGCAAGAATGAGATCAGAGCTTGAAGTAAGACAGCATCTTCAGAAAAAGGAACTTGATGAAAACATCATCAATGAGGTCATTCATAAACTTTATCAATATCAATTTTTAAATGACCATGAATTTGCAGTAGCGTTTGTCAGGACACAAATGAATACGACTGACAAAGGAACCATCGTCATTGGTCAAGAGCTAAAGGAAAAAGGAATAAAAGATGAAATCCTTGAGACATCCCTACTTGAATATCCTTATGAGCGTCAATTTGAACAATGCTTCAATTTATCAAAGAAGTTTGTTGAAAAAAACAAGAAGGAATCAGCCAAATTTCTAAAGCAAAAGCTTGAGCAAATGCTGATTCGTAAAGGCTATCCATTTGATATTATCCAGGAAACGATACGTGATATTGATTTTGATAAGGGTGAAGATATGGAAATGGAGGCGTTAAGGAAGCAGGGTGACAAACTGCTTGGCAAGTATTCGCGCTACTCCGGTTATGAGTTTACGCAAAAAATGAAACAAGCTCTGTATCGTAAAGGTTTTCCTATGGATCTAATTGACCAGTATTTAGCCGAAAATCAAGGAAATGACGAATCATAA
- a CDS encoding 2-aminoethylphosphonate aminotransferase: protein MIKTAVILAAGLGSRIRERSGEHPKGFLQLENCSIIELSILNLLEAGMTKIYLGTGYKKEDYEQLAQKYPQIQCVHNPKYASSGSLYTLYQFKNVVQEDFLLLESDLIYEKKALSEIINHEKTNVILGSQFTNSGDEVFIEVDETGQLLQMSKDRAVLNRIYAELVGITKLSYRSFQQLCRLVEKWIATNIKIDYEQGLISLAKTEEIAVFKHDNLAWCEVDDEQHWIRAVSVVYPIIKAREQVRQSIKRNCLLNPGPATTTDTVKFAQVVPDICPREEEFGDIMETISTELTLLAGSPDQYTTVLFGGSGTAAVEAIISSVISEQELLVIVNNGAYGKRMCQMAEIYELNFIEFRSAPDEPLNISDLEAFINDKPDKIAYLAIVHCETTTGLLNPIIEVGNLCQKYKLSLIVDAMSSFAAIPIDLKQMNISYLAASSNKNLQGMAGVSFVIANKDHLEKTAQIKPRNLYLNLYEQYRSFVQNRQMRFTPPVQTLYALKQAIIETKWEGIPRRYERYSRSWETLIKGVTRLGLNYIVPKSSHSKIITSIIEPEQKGYHFLDMHNFFYEKGFTIYPGKLDQRNTFRVANIGEITYKDMERFIDLLEIYLNGLKGGDSNS, encoded by the coding sequence GTGATTAAAACAGCCGTCATTTTAGCAGCCGGGTTAGGCAGTCGGATTCGGGAACGAAGCGGAGAACATCCGAAAGGATTTTTGCAGCTTGAAAATTGCTCTATTATTGAGCTATCGATTCTGAATTTGCTTGAGGCTGGAATGACTAAAATTTATCTTGGCACAGGCTATAAGAAAGAGGATTACGAGCAGCTTGCTCAAAAATATCCACAAATTCAGTGTGTCCACAATCCGAAATACGCTTCGTCTGGAAGCTTGTACACCCTTTATCAGTTTAAAAATGTGGTCCAAGAAGACTTTCTTCTTTTAGAATCTGACTTAATTTATGAAAAAAAAGCATTAAGCGAAATCATTAATCATGAAAAGACAAATGTTATTTTAGGGAGCCAATTTACCAATTCTGGTGATGAAGTATTTATTGAAGTTGATGAGACAGGACAGCTACTGCAAATGTCAAAAGATAGAGCAGTATTAAATCGTATATATGCCGAATTAGTAGGAATTACAAAGCTTTCTTATCGCTCTTTTCAACAGCTTTGTCGTCTAGTCGAGAAGTGGATTGCAACAAATATTAAGATTGATTATGAACAGGGACTGATTTCATTAGCAAAAACTGAGGAAATAGCGGTTTTTAAACATGACAATTTGGCTTGGTGTGAGGTTGATGACGAACAGCATTGGATAAGAGCAGTTTCGGTTGTTTACCCTATCATCAAAGCTCGAGAACAGGTTCGACAATCAATTAAACGAAATTGTTTATTAAATCCTGGCCCAGCAACAACGACTGATACGGTCAAATTTGCTCAGGTTGTACCCGATATATGTCCAAGAGAAGAGGAATTTGGCGATATTATGGAAACCATCTCGACCGAGCTAACACTACTAGCAGGTAGCCCGGACCAGTACACGACTGTTCTATTCGGAGGATCAGGTACAGCTGCTGTTGAAGCAATCATAAGCTCGGTTATTTCGGAGCAAGAGCTGCTTGTAATTGTTAATAATGGAGCTTACGGGAAGCGGATGTGCCAAATGGCCGAAATTTATGAGCTGAATTTTATTGAATTTAGAAGTGCACCAGATGAGCCCCTTAATATTTCGGATTTGGAAGCTTTTATTAATGACAAGCCGGATAAAATAGCCTATCTTGCTATTGTTCATTGCGAAACAACAACAGGTTTGCTTAATCCGATTATAGAAGTTGGTAACCTTTGCCAAAAATATAAACTTTCGCTAATTGTGGATGCCATGAGTTCGTTTGCTGCTATTCCAATCGATTTAAAGCAAATGAACATTAGCTACTTAGCAGCTAGCTCTAATAAAAATCTCCAAGGTATGGCCGGCGTATCGTTTGTCATCGCAAACAAGGATCATTTAGAGAAAACAGCGCAAATTAAACCAAGAAACCTCTATTTAAATTTATATGAACAGTACCGCAGCTTCGTTCAAAATCGGCAAATGCGGTTTACACCACCAGTCCAAACCTTGTATGCATTAAAGCAAGCAATAATTGAAACAAAATGGGAAGGAATTCCGAGAAGGTATGAACGTTATTCACGTTCTTGGGAAACATTAATCAAGGGCGTAACCCGCCTTGGACTCAACTATATTGTGCCGAAATCAAGTCATTCAAAAATTATTACCTCGATTATTGAACCGGAGCAAAAAGGTTATCATTTTCTCGATATGCACAATTTCTTTTACGAAAAAGGCTTTACGATTTATCCTGGTAAGCTCGATCAGCGCAATACCTTTCGTGTCGCGAATATAGGAGAGATCACCTATAAGGATATGGAACGTTTCATCGACCTGCTTGAAATCTATTTAAATGGATTAAAAGGTGGTGATTCAAATTCATAG
- the aepX gene encoding phosphoenolpyruvate mutase: MKKTTQLRNLITSKPLEFIMEAHHALSAKIVEEAGFKGIWGSGLSISASMGVRDNNEASWTQVLDVLEFMSDATSIPILLDGDTGYGNFNNARRLVKKLEQRQIGGVCIEDKIFPKTNSFIKGEAQPLADIDEFSGKIKAMKDSQHDDDFVVVSRVEAFIAGWGLTEALKRAEAYRQAGTDAILMHSKRSDLTEIEAFMKEWAGRLPVVIVPTKYYSVPTNRFRELGVGLCIWANHNLRASIKAIKQTTSQIYQDESLVNVEKNVTPLEEVFRLQGAEELACAEQIYLNTASKNHNSIILVRRVEAEPLITEQMNGLKEYGMSDIVKIGVGTNGLDGTDIKTDEGELTGLYKAREKFGENTLISYGEMIYKPHLLSELVEDQGDITIIVDPDYDKQQNGKNLVTTQSPYSKMLYSKNVELINMTQATADENIHGEFIGLWKVSGNGSKVIKAALEELSKRDDFKDLTLCDLFNHVQPIHQIYVKYVKGSWLDLDTYNVIQNTGEQS; this comes from the coding sequence ATGAAGAAAACAACTCAACTTAGGAACTTAATCACAAGTAAACCGCTTGAATTCATCATGGAGGCACATCATGCTTTGTCTGCCAAAATCGTGGAAGAAGCTGGCTTTAAGGGAATTTGGGGCAGTGGATTATCGATATCAGCCTCTATGGGTGTTCGCGATAATAACGAAGCCTCATGGACTCAAGTTTTAGATGTTTTGGAGTTTATGAGCGATGCAACCTCCATTCCCATTTTACTAGATGGGGACACAGGGTATGGGAATTTTAATAATGCGCGGAGATTGGTAAAAAAGCTCGAGCAACGCCAAATCGGTGGTGTCTGCATTGAGGATAAAATTTTTCCGAAAACGAATTCTTTTATTAAAGGGGAAGCGCAGCCACTAGCTGATATTGATGAATTTAGCGGAAAAATCAAAGCAATGAAGGATAGCCAGCACGATGACGATTTTGTTGTCGTTTCTCGTGTTGAGGCCTTTATTGCCGGATGGGGTCTAACGGAAGCGTTAAAACGGGCAGAAGCCTATCGCCAGGCAGGAACAGATGCCATCCTTATGCACAGTAAGCGGTCAGATTTAACTGAAATTGAGGCATTTATGAAGGAATGGGCTGGCAGGCTTCCAGTTGTAATCGTGCCGACTAAATACTATTCGGTACCGACAAATCGTTTCCGTGAATTGGGAGTAGGTCTTTGTATCTGGGCCAATCACAACCTCCGAGCCTCAATTAAGGCCATTAAACAAACAACTAGTCAAATTTATCAAGATGAAAGCCTCGTTAATGTAGAGAAGAATGTTACTCCATTAGAGGAAGTGTTTCGCCTTCAAGGCGCTGAAGAGCTAGCCTGTGCAGAACAAATCTACTTGAATACCGCTAGCAAAAATCATAACTCGATTATTCTTGTCAGACGCGTAGAAGCAGAGCCACTCATTACTGAACAAATGAATGGTCTCAAGGAGTATGGTATGAGTGATATCGTAAAAATTGGGGTTGGAACGAATGGTTTAGACGGGACAGATATAAAAACGGATGAAGGCGAACTAACTGGATTATACAAAGCTCGTGAGAAATTTGGGGAGAATACGTTAATCAGCTATGGTGAAATGATTTATAAGCCACACCTTCTTAGTGAGCTTGTGGAAGATCAAGGTGATATTACAATCATTGTCGATCCAGACTATGATAAACAACAAAACGGGAAAAACCTTGTCACTACCCAAAGTCCCTATTCAAAAATGCTTTATTCAAAAAATGTTGAATTGATTAATATGACCCAAGCTACAGCAGATGAAAACATTCATGGTGAATTTATTGGCCTTTGGAAAGTATCGGGAAATGGTTCCAAGGTAATAAAGGCAGCATTGGAAGAACTATCTAAGCGAGATGATTTCAAAGATCTTACGCTTTGTGATCTATTTAATCATGTTCAACCCATCCATCAAATTTATGTAAAATATGTTAAAGGCTCATGGCTTGACCTTGACACATATAATGTAATTCAAAATACTGGTGAACAATCATGA
- a CDS encoding YfhJ family protein, whose product MNDYHQRLATLLLEKNDQLSYDQAITWVELLWDDFETTYAKAGKEYMGSETTERIVRQWIDLYGTKLHEFVAKNPKYKDFLNQKPKILH is encoded by the coding sequence ATGAATGATTATCATCAACGTCTAGCAACGTTATTACTTGAAAAGAACGATCAGCTTTCATATGACCAGGCCATTACTTGGGTGGAGCTACTTTGGGATGATTTTGAAACAACCTATGCAAAAGCCGGTAAAGAGTATATGGGAAGTGAAACAACAGAACGAATTGTACGGCAATGGATTGATCTATACGGAACAAAACTGCATGAATTTGTAGCAAAAAATCCTAAATATAAAGATTTCTTAAACCAAAAACCAAAAATTCTTCATTAA
- the mutY gene encoding A/G-specific adenine glycosylase → MKNNSLTVLEHFDQEVFQFDLINWFKKEQRQLPWRENQDPYRVWVSEIMLQQTRVDTVIPYFNRFIEQFPTIQALAEADEEKVLKAWEGLGYYSRVRNLHSAVKEVHQQYGGTVPNSPKDISSLKGVGPYTAGAILSIAYGVPEPAVDGNVMRVLSRILLIREDIAKPSVRKIFEAAVRSIISHDNPSYFNQALMELGALICTPTSPSCLLCPVREHCQAFAEGVQTELPIKTKKKKQRLVSLVAAVLTDKEGRYLIHKRPSEGLLANLWEFPNVETHLSFKNEKQHYLQFVKDEYSVDAILTETIGQIDHVFSHLEWNIHIYRGEITSPVLERPDLILVTPEELKQYAFPVSHQKMLQKHLQH, encoded by the coding sequence GTGAAGAATAACAGCTTGACTGTCCTTGAGCATTTTGATCAAGAAGTATTCCAGTTTGATTTAATAAATTGGTTTAAGAAAGAGCAAAGACAACTACCATGGCGTGAAAACCAGGATCCATATCGTGTCTGGGTCTCTGAAATCATGCTTCAACAAACGCGAGTAGATACTGTTATTCCCTACTTTAATCGTTTTATCGAACAATTTCCAACAATCCAAGCCTTGGCTGAGGCGGATGAGGAAAAAGTATTAAAGGCATGGGAAGGTTTAGGCTATTATTCAAGAGTTCGTAATCTCCACAGTGCAGTAAAGGAGGTCCATCAACAATATGGAGGAACTGTACCTAACTCTCCTAAAGATATATCCTCTTTAAAAGGAGTTGGACCCTATACAGCTGGAGCTATTTTAAGCATCGCTTACGGCGTACCAGAACCAGCAGTTGATGGCAACGTTATGCGTGTGCTATCACGTATTTTATTAATTCGGGAGGACATAGCCAAGCCGTCAGTAAGAAAAATTTTTGAAGCAGCAGTGAGGTCGATTATCTCTCATGATAATCCGTCTTATTTTAATCAAGCCCTTATGGAACTGGGCGCGCTAATCTGTACACCGACTTCACCATCCTGTTTATTATGTCCTGTAAGAGAACATTGCCAAGCTTTCGCCGAAGGGGTACAGACAGAACTGCCAATTAAAACAAAAAAGAAAAAACAACGACTTGTTTCCCTCGTTGCAGCTGTGCTAACTGACAAGGAGGGAAGGTATTTAATACACAAACGCCCTAGTGAAGGCTTGTTAGCAAATTTATGGGAATTCCCGAATGTTGAAACCCATCTTTCCTTTAAAAATGAAAAACAGCATTATCTGCAATTTGTGAAGGATGAATACTCTGTAGATGCCATTCTAACAGAAACAATCGGCCAAATTGATCATGTATTTTCACATTTAGAGTGGAATATTCACATTTATCGTGGAGAAATTACCTCTCCTGTTTTAGAAAGACCCGACCTAATTCTTGTAACACCAGAAGAACTAAAGCAATATGCATTCCCAGTCTCCCACCAAAAAATGTTGCAAAAACACCTACAACATTAA
- a CDS encoding YfhH family protein: MQQEKRYSEMSEYELRQEIALLNEKAKKAEQLGIVNEYAVLERKAIMAKAYLLNPDDYHPGKIYEIIGAPGSFFKVDYLNGVFAWGYRISGDGKEEGIPISMLQREEARNL, from the coding sequence ATGCAGCAGGAAAAACGGTATAGTGAAATGAGTGAATATGAATTAAGGCAGGAAATAGCTTTACTAAATGAAAAGGCAAAAAAGGCTGAGCAATTGGGGATTGTGAATGAATATGCTGTATTAGAACGTAAAGCCATCATGGCGAAGGCATACTTATTGAATCCGGACGATTATCATCCAGGCAAAATTTATGAGATTATTGGTGCGCCAGGTTCCTTCTTTAAAGTAGACTATCTAAATGGAGTTTTTGCTTGGGGATATCGAATCAGTGGTGATGGAAAAGAGGAAGGCATCCCAATATCCATGCTACAAAGAGAAGAGGCTCGAAACCTGTAA
- a CDS encoding small, acid-soluble spore protein K, translated as MRNKAKGFPNQNNQKLEGEPRAKAEFASVRADGTINTHPQERMYASSHRENGTIDFKNK; from the coding sequence ATGCGAAATAAAGCGAAAGGCTTCCCCAATCAAAATAATCAAAAGCTCGAAGGTGAACCTCGAGCAAAAGCAGAATTTGCATCCGTAAGAGCTGATGGGACGATAAATACTCATCCTCAGGAGCGCATGTACGCATCCAGTCACCGCGAAAACGGTACAATTGATTTCAAAAATAAATAA
- a CDS encoding YfhE family protein, which yields MEKKKREKMRTTLTSSQEVNYQREFRMADRAGGFTSKRPRS from the coding sequence ATGGAAAAGAAAAAACGTGAAAAAATGAGAACCACTTTAACAAGTTCACAAGAGGTCAACTATCAACGGGAATTTAGAATGGCTGATCGTGCCGGTGGCTTTACTTCAAAGCGACCACGCTCATAA
- a CDS encoding YfhD family protein, giving the protein MGRMHGRHKTRDSNSGSLPQTPKNMKSDGIDVEYSQELADQADLEAQARANAANQRVNTKRKKK; this is encoded by the coding sequence ATGGGCAGAATGCATGGCCGTCATAAAACACGTGATAGCAATTCAGGATCATTACCACAAACACCAAAAAACATGAAATCTGATGGTATTGATGTAGAGTACTCACAAGAGCTTGCTGATCAAGCAGACTTAGAAGCTCAAGCACGTGCAAATGCGGCAAATCAACGGGTTAATACGAAACGAAAAAAGAAATAA
- a CDS encoding NUDIX hydrolase, giving the protein MIQIHSHSLAVAVMVLDDDDNILLVKSFRRGWEFPGGYVNRGESIKAAAIREVREESGLDIQLKRTLGVEHDMNRSVSVFVFEGKMIGGTLATSAENDAVSFFTYDEAMSKITLKNFKDRLFKCINENETPYIIEM; this is encoded by the coding sequence GTGATTCAAATTCATAGTCATAGTTTAGCTGTTGCTGTAATGGTATTGGATGATGACGACAACATTCTACTGGTAAAAAGCTTTAGAAGAGGATGGGAATTTCCTGGTGGTTATGTTAATCGAGGAGAATCGATAAAAGCTGCGGCTATTAGAGAAGTGAGGGAAGAGTCTGGGCTAGATATTCAGTTAAAACGGACTTTAGGAGTAGAGCATGATATGAATCGGTCCGTTTCAGTGTTTGTGTTTGAAGGAAAGATGATTGGCGGAACACTTGCTACTTCCGCTGAAAATGATGCTGTAAGTTTTTTCACGTATGATGAGGCAATGAGCAAAATTACATTAAAAAATTTTAAAGATCGTTTATTTAAATGTATTAATGAAAACGAAACACCTTACATCATTGAAATGTGA
- the fabL gene encoding enoyl-[acyl-carrier-protein] reductase FabL produces the protein MTQKVALVTGSSRGIGKATALRLAKEGYDIVVNYARSKTAALEVAAEIEALGRKALVVRANVGDVDKIKAMFEHIDQEFGRLDVFVSNAASGVQRPLMELEESHWDWTLNINSKALLFCAQEAAKLMERNGGGRIVSISSLGSIRALENYTVVGVSKAAVEALTRYLSVELASKNIIVNAVSGGAIDTDALKHFPNREWMLAEAKRKTPAGKMVEIEDIVNTVMFLLSGNADMIRGQTIIVDGGISLLL, from the coding sequence ATGACACAAAAGGTAGCTTTAGTAACTGGTAGTAGCCGAGGAATTGGAAAGGCAACGGCACTTCGTCTCGCAAAAGAAGGCTATGATATTGTTGTAAACTATGCAAGAAGTAAGACGGCTGCACTCGAAGTAGCTGCTGAGATTGAGGCATTGGGAAGGAAAGCATTAGTCGTACGGGCAAATGTCGGCGATGTCGACAAAATTAAAGCAATGTTTGAGCATATAGATCAAGAATTTGGTCGTTTAGATGTATTTGTGAGTAATGCGGCTTCAGGTGTTCAACGCCCATTAATGGAGCTTGAAGAATCGCATTGGGACTGGACTTTAAATATTAATAGTAAAGCATTGCTTTTCTGTGCCCAAGAAGCAGCTAAGCTGATGGAACGAAATGGCGGCGGTAGAATCGTCAGCATTAGTTCATTAGGATCCATTCGTGCTTTAGAAAATTATACAGTAGTAGGTGTTTCAAAAGCAGCTGTTGAAGCCTTAACACGATATTTATCGGTTGAGTTGGCTTCAAAAAATATCATTGTTAACGCAGTTTCTGGTGGAGCTATCGATACAGATGCTCTAAAACATTTTCCAAATCGTGAATGGATGTTAGCAGAGGCTAAACGAAAAACACCTGCAGGAAAAATGGTTGAAATAGAAGATATCGTTAACACAGTCATGTTTTTACTTTCAGGAAATGCCGATATGATTAGAGGGCAAACTATTATCGTTGATGGTGGAATTTCATTACTATTGTAA
- the aepY gene encoding phosphonopyruvate decarboxylase produces the protein MIDTKDFGSELKKRGFEFFSGVPCSYLKNLINFAINDCEYVMATNEGDAVAIAAGANLAGKKSVVLMQNSGLSNATSPLISLTYPFQIPILGFVSLRGEPGLKDEPQHELMGKITSEMLSVMKIQWDYLSADFTKAQKQLDQANQCIERNESFFFVVKKGTFDTVILQEQPIEKKSNARKQIKSAEDDLPTRYEALSVINSLKDEQTIQLATTGKTGRELYDLEDSEHNLYMVGSMGCISSLGLGMAMAKPNKSIIAIDGDGALLMRLGNLATIGSYSPPNLLHILFDNHSHDSTGGQQTVSPNVHFTDIAAACGYYNVIYAHNLDELVSAIENWKLDQKLTFIYLKIAKGSKKELGRPKMKPYEVKKRLQVFLSD, from the coding sequence ATGATCGATACAAAAGATTTTGGATCTGAACTTAAGAAACGAGGCTTTGAGTTTTTTAGCGGTGTTCCGTGCTCCTATTTAAAAAATCTAATAAATTTTGCGATTAATGATTGTGAATATGTAATGGCAACTAATGAAGGAGATGCGGTTGCCATCGCAGCTGGTGCCAATTTAGCTGGAAAAAAATCTGTCGTGTTAATGCAAAATTCAGGTTTGTCTAATGCAACCTCCCCTCTAATTTCTCTCACTTATCCATTTCAAATTCCAATTCTAGGTTTTGTCAGTCTTCGCGGGGAACCCGGACTTAAAGATGAGCCACAGCATGAGCTAATGGGGAAAATTACTTCAGAAATGCTTTCTGTCATGAAAATTCAATGGGACTATCTTTCCGCTGATTTTACAAAAGCACAAAAACAATTGGATCAAGCTAACCAATGCATTGAAAGAAATGAATCCTTTTTCTTTGTTGTAAAAAAAGGAACTTTTGACACGGTCATACTTCAAGAACAGCCAATTGAGAAAAAAAGCAATGCAAGAAAGCAAATAAAAAGTGCTGAGGATGACCTACCAACGAGATATGAAGCTTTATCGGTAATCAACTCCTTAAAGGATGAACAGACGATTCAACTGGCAACGACAGGTAAGACCGGCCGCGAATTGTATGATCTTGAGGATTCGGAACACAACTTATATATGGTCGGTTCGATGGGCTGTATTAGCTCACTTGGTTTAGGTATGGCAATGGCAAAACCTAATAAATCCATTATTGCTATCGATGGAGATGGAGCCTTATTAATGAGACTTGGAAATTTAGCAACAATTGGGTCTTATTCGCCGCCTAATTTACTTCACATCCTCTTCGATAACCATAGTCACGATTCAACTGGTGGTCAGCAGACGGTATCCCCTAATGTCCATTTTACGGACATTGCAGCTGCATGTGGTTATTACAATGTGATCTATGCACATAATCTTGATGAACTGGTATCAGCGATTGAAAACTGGAAGCTTGATCAAAAGCTAACTTTTATTTATTTAAAAATAGCGAAGGGTTCAAAAAAAGAATTGGGGAGACCTAAAATGAAACCTTACGAAGTGAAAAAAAGATTGCAGGTGTTTTTGAGTGATTAA